A genomic window from Xyrauchen texanus isolate HMW12.3.18 chromosome 15, RBS_HiC_50CHRs, whole genome shotgun sequence includes:
- the LOC127656093 gene encoding fibrinogen silencer-binding protein encodes MSSLFMTNSMVGKARSSNFTLSEKLDLLRLVQPHIRILEEHTNKHAVIVDKNRCWDSIAERYNSLGGERPPRTAQGLRTLYKRLKESAKQEVLQRSHAQPEYRGSISEPTKRIMEMIPQLFHVGDKEQSALHRLQFKRNSPVEQPGSSLSLTMMSDYPPVAAVRVESEDVKPPPDIHLITSHGSPVTITTPSSQAHHGQNDRDNEVVEEEEDDEEEELVSHVYTASLSPCPSSIHLPPSPSAPTPRRSLYQRGNAAFKNHIFEAETLQMMREEHELLLANHRKLGLYLEEKREGLKRKQQLEEELLRSKVKVEKLRAARLRHGLPLI; translated from the exons ATGTCTTCCTTATTCATGACAAACAGCATGGTTGGCAAAGCCCGCTCCTCAAACTTCACCCTGTCTGAGAAACTGGATCTTTTGCGGCTGGTACAGCCCCACATACGAATTTTGGAAGAGCACACCAACAAGCATGCAGTGATTGTGGATAAGAACCGGTGCTGGGACAGCATAGCAGAACGCTATAATAGTTTAGGAGGGGAGAGGCCCCCCAGAACTGCTCAGGGCCTTCGGACCCTCTATAAACGACTTAAAGAAAGTGCCAAACAGGAAGTTCTTCAGCGAAGCCACGCCCAACCAGAGTACAGGGGCAGCATATCAGAGCCAACCAAACGCATCATGGAAATGATTCCACAACTGTTTCATGTGGGAGACAAAGAGCAGAGTGCACTCCACAG GCTTCAGTTCAAGAGGAACTCTCCAGTAGAGCAGCCAGGCAGCAGTCTGTCACTTACTATGATGTCAGACTATCCACCTGTTGCGGCTGTGAGGGTGGAATCAGAGGATGTGAAACCACCACCTGATATTCACCTGATTACATCACATGGTTCACCTGTTACTATCACCACCCCAAGTAGTCAAGCCCACCATGGACAGAATGACAGGGACAATGAGGTAGTGGAAGAGGAGGAAGACGATGAGGAAGAGGAATTAGTCTCCCACGTATACACGGCCTCCCTCTCTCCATGTCCCTCCTCCATACACCTCCCACCCTCGCCATCAGCACCAACCCCAAGGAGGAGTCTGTATCAAAGGGGCAATGCCgcttttaaaaatcacatttttgaGGCAGAAACATTGCAGATGATGCGTGAggaacatgagctgcttctggcCAATCACAGAAAACTTGGGTTGTATCTGGAGGAGAAGAGGGAGGGCCTTAAAAGAAAGCAACAGTTGGAGGAGGAGCTACTCAGGTCAAAGGTCAAAGTGGAGAAACTAAGGGCGGCCAGACTCCGCCACGGGTTGCCATTGATTTGA